The following coding sequences are from one Nicotiana tomentosiformis chromosome 3, ASM39032v3, whole genome shotgun sequence window:
- the LOC104107184 gene encoding dehydration-responsive element-binding protein 1B-like, producing MDIFRSFYSDPLADSSSLSDSSSSCNRANLSDEEVMLASNNPKKRAGRKKFRETRHPVYRGVRKRNSGKWVSEVREPNKKSRIWLGTFPSAEMAARAHDVAAIALRGRSACLNFADSAWKLPIPASTDAKDIQKAAAEAAEAFRSSEAEKMPEYTGEDSKEVNTTPENMFYMDEETLFCMPGLLANMAEGLMLPPPQCSQIGDHLEADVDMPLWSYSI from the coding sequence ATGGATATCTTTCGTAGCTTTTACTCGGACCCACTTGCTGATTCTTCATCACTTTCTGATAGTAGCAGCTCCTGTAATAGAGCTAACCTTTCTGATGAAGAAGTTATGTTAGCTTCAAATAACCCCAAGAAGCGGGCAGGGAGGAAGAAGTTTCGAGAAACTCGACACCCAGTATACAGGGGAGTGAGAAAGAGGAATTCAGGCAAGTGGGTTTCTGAAGTCAGAGAACCAAACAAGAAATCAAGAATATGGCTTGGCACTTTCCCTTCTGCAGAAATGGCGGCTAGAGCGCATGACGTGGCGGCTATTGCATTAAGGGGCCGTTCTGCTTGCTTGAACTTCGCAGACTCTGCTTGGAAGTTGCCTATTCCTGCCTCAACCGACGCCAAGGATATTCAGAAAGCGGCGGCTGAGGCCGCGGAGGCATTCCGGTCATCGGAGGCCGAAAAAATGCCGGAATACACAGGAGAAGATTCAAAGGAAGTGAACACTACTCCTGAAAATATGTTTTATATGGATGAGGAGACGCTATTCTGCATGCCGGGATTACTAGCAAATATGGCTGAAGGATTAATGTTACCTCCACCTCAGTGTTCACAAATTGGAGATCATTTGGAAGCTGATGTTGACATGCCTTTGTGGAGTTATTCTATTTAA